The Polyangiaceae bacterium genome includes the window TTTGAACTCGCGCGTGTGGCGCTTCCGGGACTTGTTGCGTGCAGTCATGCTGTCCGATTCCAAGGATACCCTCCTTTAGGGCTGTCTAGGAAATCGGGGGAGGTTCAGTCTTCCCGGGACTGGAGTTCTACGTCCCTCCGCAAGCTTTCAAAACCTTTAACGCGCTTCTAAAAGCTGGTGGTGTCAAGATCGGTCCTCTATGATTGAAAAGTGCAGATCTTGGATAACCCACTTGAGTATGTGCGGGAGCACCCGAGTATATTCCTACCCAGCGGAGAGCCTGCCGATGTTTTCTGTGCTTTCGAGTTGGCGAAACAAGTGGTTGGCTTGGGAGCGAGCGAGGTCTCTGTGTGCCGCGCCTCGTCCTGGTGGATTGTGGGCGCAGCGCGCGACTGGTTTGTTGAACGAGAGTCTCTCGAATCACAGTTCTCACGAATCATACCGTGTCCACAGTTAGGACAGAATCGATGTCGGATCGAGGTCGTAATCTACGCGTTTTCGGCTGACGTGTGCGTCTTCAGGGGCGGAACCTGGGAGGTGCTAAAAGGCATGCTGCCGGATGAGAAGGCTTGCGCTCCTGTGTCCGTTGCGTTTCGGTCTATGTCCGTTCCTTAGTAGCGTACTTCTCGCATGTGTACGTGTTTAGCGAGGTTTGGATGCTAGATTTGTATTGCCGTGCGGCAAGCAAGTCGGAATGTATCAACGCGCCTGAGACGGCTGGCAAGTTAGTTCTAGATAGTGATGGCGTGATCGCGAGCCGCGCCCAGCGCCTTTGCGACCGGGCAAGTTGACGGTGGGCGCGGTGCTCAGAGTCGGCGTTGGGGCTAGCGCCACCAACTCCGACTCTCGAGCCGTGAGGATCCTTTCAGCGGTAACGAGTTCACCGGGGTCGATGGGGTTGATGGCGACGCGCTCAGGAGGCAGCGCAGCTTTGGGTGGGCCGTTGACGAAGCGCGCAGGGTTACGCTGGTAGGCGGCGTTCAGGGTCAGCTGGCGCGCCGCTGCGATGGTCTTGGCTCGGTCAAAATAGACATCGGCGGGAGTGTGCAGCCCAAGGCCGACGTGATGATCTGCCTCATTGTACCAGGTGAAGGGATCCGCGCACCAGGTTCTTGCTTCCTGTACCCCGCGGAATCGATGTGGGTAGTCCGACTGGTACTTTAGCGTTCGGAAGTGTGCTTCCGAATAGGGGTTGTCGTTCGAGGCGCGAGGTCGGGAGTAGCTCT containing:
- a CDS encoding transposase, which gives rise to MVANSFVVAWMLAERENSALAIKLLRDAVTRYEIPAAQLSVHQDRGAPMRAGGFQQVLQDLGVSQSYSRPRASNDNPYSEAHFRTLKYQSDYPHRFRGVQEARTWCADPFTWYNEADHHVGLGLHTPADVYFDRAKTIAAARQLTLNAAYQRNPARFVNGPPKAALPPERVAINPIDPGELVTAERILTARESELVALAPTPTLSTAPTVNLPGRKGAGRGSRSRHHYLELTCQPSQAR